The Aeromicrobium senzhongii genome includes a window with the following:
- a CDS encoding PDGLE domain-containing protein produces the protein MSSRRFLVAALALSLLLAGVVSAYASGHPDGLERVARAHGFAHTAGTSVTAGSPMADYPGGWAGIAGCVLVFVLVVGVTRVTGRFTRS, from the coding sequence ATGAGCTCGCGGCGGTTCCTGGTCGCGGCGCTCGCGCTGAGCCTGCTGCTGGCCGGAGTGGTCAGCGCGTACGCGTCGGGGCACCCCGACGGACTGGAGCGCGTCGCCCGGGCGCACGGCTTCGCCCACACCGCGGGCACCAGTGTGACGGCCGGATCGCCCATGGCGGACTATCCCGGCGGCTGGGCGGGCATCGCCGGGTGCGTGCTCGTGTTCGTCCTCGTCGTGGGTGTGACGAGGGTCACGGGACGGTTTACACGCAGTTAA
- a CDS encoding trimeric intracellular cation channel family protein: MNDDLFRVAEVIGTVAFAVSGGYAAVRAGMDWLGVGVLAVVVAVGGGTLRDLLLGIHPIWWVREPDLLIVACVTSVVVLVVATVHPQSKLDTRRTVLYADAIGLAAFTVTGTSIALAHDVRPWIAVMFGVITGAGGGVIRDVLVRRKPLVLVGEIYALASIAGGVAYTVLRETEVPSGFAAATAVALVLLIRVAAIRWHWRLPRFEEPEG; this comes from the coding sequence GTGAACGATGACCTCTTCCGCGTCGCCGAGGTGATCGGGACCGTGGCCTTCGCGGTCTCGGGCGGGTACGCGGCGGTGCGAGCCGGGATGGACTGGCTCGGAGTCGGCGTGCTCGCGGTCGTGGTCGCGGTGGGCGGTGGCACCCTGCGTGATCTCCTGCTGGGGATCCATCCGATCTGGTGGGTGCGCGAGCCCGACCTGCTGATCGTCGCGTGCGTGACGTCGGTGGTCGTCCTGGTGGTCGCCACCGTGCACCCCCAGTCGAAGCTCGACACGCGGCGCACCGTCCTCTACGCCGACGCCATCGGACTGGCGGCGTTCACCGTCACGGGCACGTCGATCGCCCTCGCCCATGACGTCCGGCCGTGGATCGCCGTGATGTTCGGTGTCATCACGGGTGCCGGTGGCGGCGTGATCCGTGACGTCCTGGTGCGGCGCAAGCCCTTGGTGCTCGTCGGCGAGATCTACGCCCTGGCCTCGATCGCCGGGGGTGTGGCCTACACCGTGCTGCGCGAGACCGAGGTGCCCAGCGGTTTCGCCGCGGCGACCGCCGTCGCCCTGGTGCTGCTCATCCGGGTGGCCGCGATCCGCTGGCACTGGCGGCTGCCCCGGTTCGAGGAGCCCGAGGGATGA
- the urtC gene encoding urea ABC transporter permease subunit UrtC, with protein sequence MNRPGVNRLSTPAWRNAAGIALIAVLLFAVAPAVLSPFRLDLLAKYLCWAIVAVGIGLAWGRGGMLVLGQGVFFGLGAYAMAFHLKLEQAGPDGVPDFMGLYAGGQMPAWWEPFRSGPFTLFVVAVVPPLVAAIIGYAVLKRRVKGAYFAILSQALAAAFAILLIGQIKVTGGFNGLNNFTTFFGYNLFLPENRLMLFQICSTILVLSLVLMALLYTSRFGELLIASRDAEERVRFLGTDPANVKLVAFVVAAFLAGLGGAMFVPVVGIVSPSNVDAVASIGLIAGAALGGRAALFGPAVGAVAVGFAQSRLSETFPGAWSYFQGALFVFIILLLPGGLASLTQKIGGLRRRRSPARPTQVEVAA encoded by the coding sequence GTGAACCGACCCGGTGTGAATCGACTCAGCACCCCCGCGTGGCGCAACGCCGCCGGCATCGCCCTGATCGCCGTCCTGCTGTTCGCCGTCGCCCCGGCGGTCCTGAGCCCGTTCCGGCTCGACCTGCTGGCCAAGTACCTGTGCTGGGCGATCGTGGCGGTCGGCATCGGGTTGGCCTGGGGCCGCGGCGGGATGCTCGTCCTGGGCCAAGGCGTCTTCTTCGGTCTCGGCGCCTACGCGATGGCGTTCCACCTCAAGCTCGAGCAGGCCGGTCCCGACGGCGTGCCGGACTTCATGGGCCTCTACGCGGGCGGTCAGATGCCCGCGTGGTGGGAGCCGTTCCGCAGCGGTCCGTTCACGCTGTTCGTCGTCGCGGTCGTTCCGCCGCTGGTCGCCGCGATCATCGGGTACGCGGTGCTCAAGCGTCGGGTCAAGGGGGCGTACTTCGCGATCCTGTCCCAGGCGCTCGCGGCCGCCTTCGCGATCTTGCTGATCGGCCAGATCAAGGTCACCGGCGGGTTCAACGGCCTCAACAACTTCACGACCTTCTTCGGCTACAACCTGTTCCTGCCCGAGAACCGGCTCATGCTGTTCCAGATCTGCTCGACGATCCTGGTGCTGTCGCTGGTGCTCATGGCGCTGCTCTACACGAGCCGCTTCGGCGAGCTGCTGATCGCCTCGCGCGACGCCGAGGAGCGGGTGCGGTTCCTGGGCACCGACCCGGCCAACGTCAAGCTCGTCGCCTTCGTCGTCGCCGCCTTCCTGGCCGGTCTCGGTGGCGCGATGTTCGTGCCCGTCGTGGGCATCGTCTCGCCCTCGAACGTCGACGCGGTCGCCTCGATCGGCCTCATCGCGGGGGCGGCGCTCGGCGGCCGGGCGGCGCTGTTCGGACCGGCCGTCGGCGCGGTGGCCGTCGGATTCGCCCAGAGCCGGCTCTCGGAGACGTTCCCCGGTGCCTGGTCCTACTTCCAAGGTGCGCTGTTCGTGTTCATCATCTTGCTGCTGCCCGGCGGACTGGCCTCCCTCACGCAGAAGATCGGCGGACTCCGCCGACGCCGGTCCCCGGCGCGACCGACCCAGGTGGAGGTGGCGGCATGA
- the urtA gene encoding urea ABC transporter substrate-binding protein: MKTRKLITSTAAVMAAALVLTGCGTKSEDGESASSAGCVDTSGDSVKLGFLNSLSGTMAISEVTVSNSLKLAAEEINADGGILGKQIEIVQEDGASEPDIFAEKAKKLIQDDCVAAVFGGWTSSSRKAMLPVFESLDNLLFYPVQYEGLEASDNIFYTGATTNQQILPGLEYLKDQKKIKTLFLVGSDYVFPRTANDEIKQWAAANDVEVLGEEYQPLGEAEWGPAIDKITKAKPDAVFNTINGDSNVAFFKAYFDKGLSKTPVISVSIAEEEVAAMGADLLEGQLTAWNYYQTLDTPANKTFVAAYKGKYGKDKPTSDPMEAAYTSLYLYKAMVEKAESFEVADIQGAADGVTFEAPEGTVTVDGDNHHITKTGRIGEVQPNGLIDTVWESDGPIDPDPFLEGYDWYEKSS; this comes from the coding sequence GTGAAAACACGCAAGCTCATCACGAGCACCGCGGCGGTCATGGCCGCAGCGCTTGTCCTGACCGGATGCGGCACCAAGTCAGAGGACGGAGAGTCCGCCTCCTCGGCCGGCTGCGTCGACACCTCGGGGGACTCGGTGAAGCTCGGCTTCCTCAACTCCCTCTCGGGCACGATGGCCATCAGCGAGGTGACCGTCTCGAACTCGTTGAAGCTCGCGGCCGAGGAGATCAACGCCGACGGCGGCATCTTGGGCAAGCAGATCGAGATCGTCCAGGAGGACGGCGCCTCCGAGCCCGACATCTTCGCCGAGAAGGCCAAGAAGCTCATCCAGGACGACTGCGTCGCCGCGGTCTTCGGCGGGTGGACGTCGTCGTCGCGCAAGGCGATGCTGCCGGTCTTCGAGAGCCTGGACAACCTGCTGTTCTACCCCGTCCAGTACGAGGGCCTCGAGGCGTCCGACAACATCTTCTACACCGGCGCCACGACGAACCAGCAGATCCTGCCGGGCCTGGAGTACCTGAAGGACCAGAAGAAGATCAAGACGCTCTTCCTGGTCGGGTCGGACTACGTCTTCCCGCGTACGGCGAACGACGAGATCAAGCAGTGGGCCGCCGCCAACGACGTCGAGGTGCTCGGCGAGGAGTACCAGCCGCTCGGCGAGGCCGAGTGGGGCCCGGCGATCGACAAGATCACCAAGGCCAAGCCCGACGCCGTGTTCAACACGATCAACGGCGACTCGAACGTCGCGTTCTTCAAGGCCTACTTCGACAAGGGCCTGTCCAAGACGCCGGTCATCTCGGTCTCGATCGCCGAGGAGGAGGTCGCCGCGATGGGCGCCGACCTGCTCGAGGGCCAGCTGACGGCCTGGAACTACTACCAGACGCTCGACACCCCGGCCAACAAGACGTTCGTCGCGGCGTACAAGGGCAAGTACGGCAAGGACAAGCCGACCTCCGACCCCATGGAGGCCGCCTACACCTCGCTGTACCTCTACAAGGCGATGGTCGAGAAGGCCGAGTCGTTCGAGGTGGCCGACATCCAGGGGGCCGCCGACGGCGTCACCTTCGAGGCCCCTGAGGGAACCGTGACGGTCGACGGCGACAACCACCACATCACGAAGACCGGACGCATCGGCGAGGTCCAGCCGAACGGCCTGATCGACACGGTGTGGGAGTCCGACGGACCGATCGATCCGGATCCGTTCCTCGAGGGCTACGACTGGTACGAGAAGTCGTCCTGA
- the urtB gene encoding urea ABC transporter permease subunit UrtB — protein sequence MDVFLTPLFTGISIGSVLLLAALGLTLTFGQMGVINMAHGEFIMAGAYTAFLVQVIVPDDLSLLVALPVGFVVGGLMGLLLEATVIRWMYHRPLDTLLVTFGVGLILQQLARDIFGAPAKQVRSPAWLSGQIDILGYQWPVSRLFITVLALVAVGVLTAALTYSSLGRSIRATVQNRDLAETLGVSTRRADRTTFFIGSGLAGIAGVVLTLVGSTGPNLGTSYIIDVFLVVVAGGIGQIRGTVIAAFGLGIVQSFLVQATNGSVAKALIFVLIFLFLQVRPQGLFAVRTRSLV from the coding sequence ATGGACGTCTTCCTCACCCCGTTGTTCACGGGGATCTCGATCGGCTCGGTGCTGCTGCTCGCGGCGCTGGGACTGACCCTCACCTTCGGCCAGATGGGCGTCATCAACATGGCGCACGGCGAGTTCATCATGGCCGGTGCCTACACCGCATTCCTGGTGCAGGTGATCGTGCCCGACGACCTGTCGCTGCTCGTGGCCCTGCCCGTCGGCTTCGTCGTCGGGGGACTGATGGGCCTGCTGCTGGAGGCGACGGTCATCCGCTGGATGTACCACCGGCCGCTCGACACCTTGCTGGTCACCTTCGGCGTCGGACTGATCCTGCAGCAGCTGGCCCGCGACATCTTCGGTGCGCCGGCCAAGCAGGTCCGCTCGCCCGCATGGCTGTCCGGTCAGATCGACATCCTGGGCTATCAGTGGCCCGTGTCCCGCCTGTTCATCACGGTGCTGGCACTCGTCGCGGTGGGGGTGTTGACCGCCGCGCTCACGTACTCCTCGCTCGGCCGCTCGATCCGGGCCACGGTGCAGAACCGCGACCTGGCCGAGACCCTGGGCGTCTCGACCCGGCGCGCCGACCGCACCACCTTCTTCATCGGATCAGGGCTCGCGGGCATCGCCGGCGTCGTCCTGACGCTGGTCGGCTCGACTGGCCCGAACCTCGGCACCTCGTACATCATCGACGTCTTCCTGGTCGTGGTCGCGGGCGGCATCGGCCAGATCCGCGGCACGGTCATCGCCGCCTTCGGCCTGGGCATCGTGCAGTCGTTCCTGGTCCAGGCCACCAACGGCAGCGTCGCCAAGGCGCTGATCTTCGTCCTCATCTTCCTGTTCCTGCAGGTGCGACCGCAGGGCCTCTTCGCGGTCCGGACAAGGAGCCTGGTGTGA
- a CDS encoding urease subunit alpha — protein MRLSRTEYATLFGPTAGDQVRLGDTDLWIEIEQDLTFGGEEAVFGGGKSIRESMAQSTVTRAQGALDTVITNAIVLDHAGIVRADVGIRDGRIVALGRAGNPDIADGVHPDLVIGPSTDVISGEGRILTAGAIDIHVHFLSRSQLLEALSTGITTVGGGGTGPSEGSKATTVTPGAWHLRTIHRALDSLPLNVLLMGKGNTVSAEALAEQALAGAGSYKVHEDWGATPAAIDAALRAADEHGLQVALHSDSLNEAGYLESTVGAIAGRSIHAFHAEGAGGGHAPDILTIASLPHVIPGSTNPTLPHTVNTVAEHLDMLMVCHHLNPRVPEDLAFAESRIRATTIAAEDLLHDLGALSITSSDAQAMGRIGEVVTRTWQVAHVMKDRFGSWGGPADNLRAKRYVAKYTINPAIAHGLDDEIGSVEPGKLADLVLWDPRFFGFRPEVVLKSGALVWGSLGDPNASIPTPQPQLMRPTLVDPASGGADHAVTFVSPAAIDAGLADELGLRRRLVGLKPTRDVGKADMIHNDALPDIRVDPETFAIHVDGELVQPAPAESLPLTQLYSLF, from the coding sequence ATGAGGCTCTCACGCACCGAGTACGCCACCCTGTTCGGCCCGACGGCCGGCGACCAGGTGCGACTCGGCGACACGGATCTGTGGATCGAGATCGAGCAGGACCTGACCTTCGGTGGCGAGGAGGCCGTCTTCGGCGGCGGCAAGTCGATCCGCGAGTCCATGGCCCAGTCGACCGTGACGAGGGCCCAGGGCGCGCTCGACACGGTGATCACGAACGCGATCGTGCTCGACCACGCGGGCATCGTCCGCGCCGACGTGGGCATCCGCGACGGGCGGATCGTGGCACTGGGCCGGGCGGGCAACCCCGACATCGCCGACGGGGTGCACCCCGATCTGGTGATCGGTCCGTCGACGGACGTCATCTCGGGCGAGGGTCGGATCCTGACGGCCGGGGCGATCGACATCCACGTGCACTTCCTCTCGCGGTCCCAGCTGCTCGAGGCCCTCTCGACCGGCATCACGACGGTCGGCGGCGGTGGCACCGGCCCGTCCGAGGGCTCGAAGGCCACGACCGTGACGCCGGGCGCGTGGCACCTGCGCACGATCCACCGGGCGCTCGACTCCCTGCCGTTGAACGTGCTGCTGATGGGCAAGGGCAACACGGTGTCGGCGGAGGCCCTGGCCGAGCAGGCGCTGGCCGGCGCCGGCAGCTACAAGGTCCACGAGGACTGGGGGGCCACGCCCGCGGCCATCGACGCCGCGCTGCGGGCCGCCGACGAGCACGGGCTGCAGGTGGCCCTGCACTCGGACTCGCTGAACGAGGCCGGCTACCTGGAGTCGACCGTCGGCGCGATCGCCGGGCGCTCGATCCACGCCTTCCACGCCGAGGGGGCGGGCGGTGGTCACGCGCCCGACATCCTGACGATCGCCTCCTTGCCGCACGTCATCCCGGGCTCGACCAACCCGACCCTGCCGCACACGGTCAACACGGTCGCGGAGCACCTCGACATGCTGATGGTCTGCCACCACCTCAACCCGCGGGTGCCCGAGGACCTGGCGTTCGCCGAGTCGCGCATCCGGGCGACCACGATCGCCGCCGAGGACCTGCTGCACGACCTCGGCGCCCTGTCGATCACGTCGTCGGACGCCCAGGCGATGGGCCGGATCGGCGAGGTCGTCACGCGCACCTGGCAGGTCGCCCACGTGATGAAGGACCGCTTCGGCTCGTGGGGCGGACCCGCGGACAACCTCCGGGCCAAGCGCTACGTCGCGAAGTACACGATCAACCCGGCCATCGCGCACGGTCTGGACGACGAGATCGGATCGGTCGAGCCGGGCAAACTGGCCGACCTCGTGCTGTGGGACCCGCGGTTCTTCGGCTTCCGTCCCGAGGTCGTGCTGAAGTCCGGCGCACTGGTGTGGGGGTCGCTGGGCGATCCGAACGCCTCCATCCCGACGCCGCAGCCCCAGCTGATGCGACCGACGCTCGTCGATCCGGCCAGCGGGGGAGCGGACCACGCGGTCACGTTCGTCTCGCCCGCGGCGATCGATGCCGGCCTGGCCGACGAGCTGGGCCTGCGCCGCCGCCTGGTCGGTCTCAAGCCGACGCGCGACGTCGGGAAGGCCGACATGATCCACAACGACGCGCTGCCCGACATCCGCGTCGACCCCGAGACCTTCGCGATCCACGTCGACGGAGAGCTGGTCCAGCCCGCGCCCGCCGAGTCCCTGCCCCTGACCCAGCTCTACTCGCTGTTCTGA
- the ureB gene encoding urease subunit beta yields MSRGPGAVRVAEGTLEINADRSPEQRLTLVVLNTGDRPIQIGSHIHLPDANAALEFDREAARGFRLDIPAGTSRRFEPGASREVDLVTLGGRRHVPGIQVRAAVQDR; encoded by the coding sequence GTGTCACGCGGCCCGGGGGCCGTCCGCGTCGCCGAGGGCACGCTCGAGATCAACGCCGACCGCTCGCCCGAGCAGCGGCTCACCCTGGTCGTCCTCAACACCGGCGACCGGCCGATCCAGATCGGCTCGCACATCCATCTGCCCGACGCGAACGCCGCGTTGGAGTTCGACCGCGAGGCCGCACGCGGATTCCGGCTCGACATCCCGGCCGGCACGTCGCGGCGCTTCGAGCCGGGTGCCTCGCGCGAGGTCGATCTCGTGACCCTGGGTGGGCGTCGCCACGTCCCCGGCATCCAGGTCCGAGCGGCGGTGCAGGACCGATGA
- a CDS encoding ABC transporter ATP-binding protein, producing the protein MTAGREAARVERAPLEELWRRYGRYRPRLVLAVVLSVVNKIADVVPELLIGAAVDVVVRGEGSFVAEVLGVESRFAQLGWLAAINAGVWVVESASQYFAAVTWRGLAQSVEHDLRVEAYDHAQRLDVHWHEARPQGATLATVNDDVNQLERFLDIGAPALLQTALNIVLVGAVFAVASWELLLLAFLPIPLIVFGSLWFQRRLEPLYAAVRERVSELSALIGANLGGITTIKAFTAEDRERDRVEAASAAYREANVAAIASSAAFVPLVRLAILVGFTCTLLFGGWATLNGELEVGLYSVLVFMTQRLLWPLTEIAEMLDLYQRGRASTARILALLDEPIDVPAGTVALPTPVTGRLELSGVRAGYADGPDVLHGIDLVVPAGQTHAIVGPTGAGKSSLLRLMLRFDDPRAGEVRLDGRDLRELEWESLRGSIGYVSQDVFLFAGTIAENIAYGRPGASRDEIRRAAQQAAADGFVEALPLGYDTWVGERGVTLSGGQRQRLALARALLRDPAVLILDEATSAVDNETEAAIQVSLQTATRDRTAIVVAHRLSTVRHAHRIWVLDAGRIVESGTHDELVSAGGAYAALWNVQTGALVVRADRDV; encoded by the coding sequence ATGACGGCGGGACGGGAGGCGGCGCGGGTGGAGCGCGCGCCGCTGGAGGAGCTGTGGCGCCGGTACGGCCGCTATCGGCCCCGACTGGTGTTGGCCGTGGTGCTCTCGGTCGTCAACAAGATCGCCGACGTCGTCCCCGAGCTGCTCATCGGCGCTGCCGTCGACGTCGTGGTCCGGGGCGAGGGGTCCTTCGTCGCCGAGGTGCTCGGCGTCGAGTCGCGGTTCGCGCAACTGGGCTGGCTGGCTGCGATCAACGCCGGGGTCTGGGTGGTCGAGTCGGCGTCGCAGTACTTCGCGGCCGTCACGTGGCGCGGCCTGGCCCAGTCCGTCGAGCACGACCTGCGGGTCGAGGCGTACGACCACGCCCAGCGTCTCGACGTCCACTGGCACGAGGCGCGCCCCCAGGGTGCGACGCTGGCCACCGTCAACGACGACGTGAACCAGCTCGAGCGGTTCCTCGACATCGGGGCGCCGGCCCTGCTGCAGACCGCACTGAACATCGTGCTCGTCGGTGCCGTCTTCGCGGTGGCGTCCTGGGAGCTGCTCCTGCTGGCGTTCCTGCCCATCCCGCTGATCGTCTTCGGCTCGCTGTGGTTCCAGCGCCGGCTCGAGCCGCTCTATGCGGCCGTGCGCGAGCGCGTCTCCGAGCTGTCCGCCCTGATCGGCGCGAATCTGGGCGGGATCACGACGATCAAGGCGTTCACCGCCGAGGACCGCGAGCGCGATCGCGTCGAGGCGGCGTCCGCCGCGTACCGCGAGGCCAACGTCGCCGCGATCGCGTCGTCGGCCGCGTTCGTGCCGCTCGTGCGCCTGGCGATCCTCGTCGGGTTCACCTGCACCCTGCTGTTCGGCGGATGGGCGACGCTGAACGGCGAGCTCGAGGTCGGGCTGTACTCGGTCCTCGTGTTCATGACCCAGCGCCTGCTGTGGCCGCTGACCGAGATCGCCGAGATGCTCGACCTCTACCAGCGCGGCCGCGCCTCGACCGCGCGGATCCTGGCCCTGCTCGACGAGCCGATCGACGTGCCCGCCGGCACCGTGGCGCTGCCGACGCCGGTGACGGGCCGGCTCGAACTGTCGGGCGTGCGTGCCGGCTATGCCGACGGCCCGGACGTGTTGCACGGGATCGACCTCGTGGTCCCGGCCGGCCAGACCCACGCGATCGTCGGTCCGACCGGCGCGGGCAAGTCGTCGCTGCTGCGTCTCATGCTGCGCTTCGACGATCCCCGCGCCGGCGAGGTGCGCCTGGACGGGCGCGACCTGCGCGAGCTGGAGTGGGAGTCGCTGCGCGGGTCGATCGGCTACGTCTCGCAGGACGTCTTCCTGTTCGCCGGCACGATCGCCGAGAACATCGCCTACGGTCGCCCCGGGGCGAGTCGCGACGAGATCCGCCGAGCCGCTCAGCAGGCGGCCGCGGATGGTTTCGTCGAGGCCCTGCCGCTGGGGTACGACACGTGGGTCGGCGAGCGTGGCGTGACGCTGTCCGGCGGGCAGCGGCAGCGGTTGGCGCTCGCCCGGGCCCTGCTGCGGGACCCTGCTGTGCTGATCCTCGACGAGGCCACCAGCGCGGTGGACAACGAGACCGAGGCGGCGATCCAGGTCTCGTTGCAGACCGCCACGCGCGACCGGACCGCGATCGTGGTGGCGCACCGGCTCTCGACCGTGCGCCACGCCCACCGCATCTGGGTGCTGGACGCCGGGCGCATCGTCGAGTCCGGCACGCACGACGAGCTGGTGAGCGCGGGCGGCGCCTACGCCGCTCTCTGGAACGTCCAGACCGGCGCCCTGGTCGTCCGCGCCGACCGAGATGTGTAG
- the urtD gene encoding urea ABC transporter ATP-binding protein UrtD produces MSAVDQLVLSGVTVDFDGFKAVDGVDLTMTQGVLNFLIGPNGAGKTTLVDAVTGLVDGTGTATFRGADLLTMKSHKIVRHGVGRTFQTATVFEELSVLQNLDIAGGVHRKAWRLALPRRGVPDYVASALDTIGLTHLADTPAGYLAHGQKQWLEIGMLLVQDASVMLLDEPVAGMSAEERDATGDLLRRVGADRTIVVIEHDMDFVRNYADHVTVMHAGKVLAEGTVTEVQADPRVQEVYLGHAAAVATQEELAVVGLAVEDEEEAS; encoded by the coding sequence ATGAGCGCCGTCGATCAGCTCGTCCTGTCCGGGGTCACGGTGGACTTCGACGGCTTCAAGGCCGTCGACGGCGTCGACCTGACCATGACGCAGGGGGTGCTCAACTTCCTCATCGGTCCCAACGGCGCCGGCAAGACGACCCTCGTCGACGCGGTCACCGGACTGGTCGACGGGACGGGCACCGCCACCTTCCGAGGCGCCGACCTGCTGACGATGAAGTCGCACAAGATCGTGCGGCACGGAGTGGGACGCACCTTCCAGACCGCGACGGTGTTCGAGGAGCTCTCGGTCCTGCAGAACCTCGACATCGCCGGCGGCGTCCACCGCAAGGCCTGGCGCCTGGCCCTGCCGCGCCGTGGCGTGCCCGACTACGTCGCCTCGGCCCTGGACACGATCGGCCTGACCCACCTGGCCGACACCCCCGCGGGCTACCTCGCGCACGGGCAGAAGCAGTGGCTCGAGATCGGCATGCTGCTCGTCCAGGACGCCAGCGTCATGCTGCTCGACGAGCCCGTCGCGGGCATGAGCGCCGAGGAGCGCGACGCGACCGGCGACCTGCTGCGCCGGGTCGGCGCCGACCGCACGATCGTCGTCATCGAGCACGACATGGACTTCGTCCGCAACTACGCCGACCACGTCACCGTGATGCACGCGGGGAAGGTCCTGGCCGAGGGCACGGTCACCGAGGTCCAGGCCGACCCGAGGGTCCAGGAGGTCTACCTGGGGCATGCGGCGGCCGTGGCCACGCAGGAGGAGCTGGCGGTCGTGGGCCTGGCCGTCGAGGACGAGGAGGAGGCATCGTGA
- a CDS encoding urease subunit gamma: protein MHLTPGDTEKLLLSVAGMVARDRLARGVRLNHPETVALLTTWVIERAREGVGVPELMVAGRAVLSRDQVMPEVVDMLSDVQVEATFPDGRKLVTIHQPIA from the coding sequence GTGCACCTGACCCCCGGCGACACCGAGAAGCTCCTGTTGTCCGTCGCCGGGATGGTGGCACGCGACCGGCTCGCGCGCGGCGTGCGGCTGAACCATCCCGAGACGGTCGCGCTGCTGACGACCTGGGTGATCGAGCGAGCCCGCGAAGGAGTGGGCGTGCCCGAGCTCATGGTCGCCGGCCGAGCCGTCCTCAGCCGCGACCAGGTCATGCCCGAGGTCGTCGACATGCTGTCCGACGTCCAGGTCGAGGCGACCTTCCCCGACGGGCGCAAGCTCGTCACCATCCACCAGCCGATCGCCTGA
- a CDS encoding energy-coupling factor ABC transporter permease, translating into MHVPDHFLDPQTSIASAAVALTAVVVATWHARRELPDDDRVPMAGLVATFVFAAQMLNFAVGDGTSGHLMGGVLAAVLVGPATAVLCLTAVLVVQAVFFADGGVTALGANVTLMAVVGVLVGWAVFRAATRLAPPRPAAVPLSAALAALVSVPATALVFTGLFAAGGTAAVDLGAVAGAMVGWHALIGVGEAAITLAAVTAVMWARPDLVFGARRYLRARTVSA; encoded by the coding sequence ATGCACGTACCCGACCACTTCCTCGATCCGCAGACCAGCATCGCCTCGGCTGCCGTCGCCCTGACCGCCGTGGTCGTGGCGACCTGGCACGCACGGCGCGAGCTGCCGGACGATGATCGCGTGCCGATGGCCGGCCTCGTGGCGACGTTCGTCTTCGCCGCCCAGATGCTCAACTTCGCGGTCGGGGACGGGACCAGTGGACACCTGATGGGCGGGGTGTTGGCCGCCGTGCTCGTCGGTCCGGCGACCGCGGTGCTGTGCCTCACCGCGGTGCTCGTGGTCCAGGCGGTGTTCTTCGCCGATGGGGGAGTCACGGCGCTCGGCGCGAACGTCACGCTCATGGCGGTCGTCGGCGTGCTCGTCGGCTGGGCGGTCTTCCGGGCGGCCACACGCCTCGCGCCGCCGCGTCCCGCGGCCGTTCCCCTGTCGGCCGCGCTGGCGGCCCTCGTCTCGGTCCCGGCGACCGCGCTGGTCTTCACCGGCCTGTTCGCCGCCGGCGGCACGGCCGCGGTCGACCTCGGCGCCGTGGCCGGCGCGATGGTCGGCTGGCACGCCCTGATCGGCGTCGGCGAGGCCGCGATCACGCTGGCGGCGGTCACCGCCGTGATGTGGGCGCGTCCTGATCTCGTCTTCGGCGCCCGCCGGTACCTGCGCGCCCGGACGGTGTCCGCATGA
- the urtE gene encoding urea ABC transporter ATP-binding subunit UrtE, giving the protein MKLEFRDVSVGYGRTTVVHDISLTVPSGGAASLMGHNGAGKTTLLRAAVGLLVPRSGRVLLDDEDVTRLRPSQRVKRGLGYVPQGQQCFPQMTTRENLRLVADGRARGPELVKEVLDTFPALTGLLDRRAGLLSGGQRQQLAIARTLVTEPRLLILDEPTEGIQPNVVNEIEQVIARLADRGDLTVLLVEQHVGFALRATDTYHVIESGRITSSGDGGAHAIDSVRAAMAV; this is encoded by the coding sequence GTGAAGCTCGAGTTCCGGGACGTCAGTGTCGGGTACGGCCGCACCACGGTCGTCCACGACATCAGCCTCACCGTGCCGTCAGGTGGCGCCGCCAGCCTGATGGGGCACAACGGCGCCGGCAAGACCACGCTGCTGCGCGCGGCCGTGGGCCTGCTCGTGCCCCGCAGCGGTCGCGTGCTGCTCGACGACGAGGACGTCACGCGACTGCGGCCGAGCCAGCGGGTCAAGCGAGGGCTGGGCTACGTGCCGCAGGGCCAGCAGTGCTTCCCGCAAATGACCACCCGCGAGAACCTGCGGCTGGTCGCCGACGGCCGCGCGCGGGGGCCGGAGCTCGTCAAGGAGGTGCTGGACACGTTCCCGGCGTTGACCGGTCTGCTCGACCGGCGGGCAGGGCTGCTCTCGGGCGGTCAGCGCCAGCAGCTGGCGATCGCGCGGACCCTCGTCACCGAGCCGCGTCTGCTGATCCTCGACGAGCCGACCGAGGGCATCCAGCCCAACGTCGTCAACGAGATCGAGCAGGTCATCGCGCGGCTCGCCGACCGTGGGGACCTCACGGTCCTGCTGGTCGAGCAGCACGTCGGCTTCGCGCTGCGCGCGACCGACACCTATCACGTGATCGAGTCGGGCCGGATCACCTCCAGCGGGGACGGCGGCGCGCACGCCATCGACTCCGTCCGTGCGGCGATGGCGGTCTGA